A window of Paraburkholderia sp. ZP32-5 genomic DNA:
AATTACATGCAGCACGCCGAGTGGCTTCACGCGCTCGAACGCGCGGGATTCGAACTGATTCCCACGCGTCAGGTTTATCTGTTTCATGACATCGATCGATGTGCCGCGAACCATCAGAACCTGCGACGCGATCTGAAGCATCTGATCTCGACACCGCTGCATCGCGTCGCGGGCCACACATTCTCCGACACGGATTTTACGGAAAGCGAGCGGCTATACAGCCTGCTCTATCTCGACAAGTATTCCCGGCTGAATCCTCACTATACGGCGACGTTCCTGAAAGCATGGCAACGCAACCGGCTACTGGACCTCACCGGCTTCAAAGACGATTCGGGGAAACTGCGCGCCGTCGTCGGTATCTTTGCGCAAGGCCGATTGCTGAGTGCGCCTATCGTCGGATACGACACATCGGCGCCCGTCTCGGATGGCTTGTACCGGCTATTGATGGCGCACGTTCTGTCCGAGACTCGCGAACGATCGGGCATCCTCAACCTCAGCGCGGGCGCGGCCCACTTCAAACGGCTTCGAGGTGGCGAACCGGCAATCGAATATAGCGCGGTTCTCTCGGAACATCTGCCGGATTCGTTGCGTCGCGCGCTGCGGCGCCTTCGACTCCTCACTCAACATCTCGGCGTGCCGCTGATGCGGCGCTTTCAGCTATGACTCCATGGAATGCGACGCTGTTGCGTAGCTGGTTCGTCGTCGCGCGGTCACGGCAGGTCGGCGACAAGCCGCTCGCTGTGACGCTTCTCAACCGTCCGCTCGTGATCGCCCGCGATCGCGAAGGCACGCTGATGGCGCTCGACGATTGCTGCCCTCATCGCCACGTTCCGTTGTCGCTTGGGCGAATGACGGACGACGGCTTGCAGTGCGCGTATCACGGCTGGACCTTTCGGGCCGATGGTCGCTGCGTGTCGGTGCCGGGCCTCGTGCCACCCGCTTGCGCGCCGGCTGCACGAGTGGGCAGCGCCAGCGTGATGGAAAACGATGGCCTCGTGTGGGTAAGACTCGACGGCCACGGAACGACACAGAACGGGACGCTGCCCGCGTTCCTTCATCGGCTTTCGCCATCGAGTCGACGTTTTGTTTGGCAGTCGACATGGCGTGCGCGCGCAGTCGATGCGCTTGAAAATTTTCTGGACGCACAGCACACGCATTTTGTGCATGCAGGACTGGTTCGCAGTGTCCAGAAACGCAACATCGTTGAAGCGACGGTATCGAAAACGCCGGGCTCGATCCAGGTGGATTATCGCGGGCAACCGACGCAAAGTGGATGGTTGTACAGACTCTTCGAATCACCTCGCGAAATCGAACGCGCCCACTTCTGCGCCAGCGCAGCGGGTACGGCACAACTGGAGTATCGGTATCAGAACGGAAGCGCACTGTATTTCACGCTTCATTTCAGCCCGATCGATGAAACGCGCGTGCGCGTGCACGGAACGCTTCACGTCGAGAACAGATGGGCGCCTGCATGGGCGTTACGACTGATCGCATGGCCGTTCTTGCGACGGGTATTGGCACAGGATCAGGCGATCGTCGAGGCGCAGCAAAGGAACAGAGAGCGCTTCCGAAGAGGCGAAGGGATATGCAGCGAACTGGACCTCGTAAAACCTGTTCTTGATGCAACGTGGTTACAGAGCAGTAGTCCGTGCAACGTTGTGTCCGTCGTGTCGATGAGCATTTAGTATCGGAGTACGCCACCCCGGCGCCGACGAATCGCGGAACGACTCCTTCGGCGTTAGCACGTTGGCTGATTCAGGATTAGCATCGTACGACACCAACTCCGCTCGCCGGATGAATTGCTGCACCTTCGATACTTGCCGAGATGGAACGTGCCGACTATGAGTCCGGACGAAGCCCGGTCTGTTGGGTTTAGTGGGCAATCGAGCGTCCTCGACGCAGCAGGCGTTCAGACTGGTAAAGTGAGCCCCGTCCCAGTTTTTCTGTGAAGTTGGATTCAGTCTTGCTGCTTTTTCCTTCATCGGGCATACGCGGCCCAACTTTCTAGCGAGTGTGAACCGTGCATCAGGACTTACTCGACGCGCTGACCATCATTGGTGCAATTTCCTCCGTCAGCCGCCTGAAAATCGAAGCCAAGCTACGCGATCTGTCGCAGCGGGAACAGTTGCAGATCGTCGACCTGATCAAAAGCGCGGATAACCTCGCGTATTTCTGGCAGGGAAGCTGGGTGCAAGCGGCGCGCGCCTGGCTGCTAGCGCGTGTAGCGCAGTGGGCCGCGCCGGGCATGTTCCTGCCACCCCGCGACGCCCAGGCGCAAATGGCCGGGTGGGTCGGGCAGTTGCGCGCGATGGCGGAAACAGTGGTGCGCCGGCAGTTGCTCGATCTGGTCACCGGTCGCGCTACGCTGGACGCGTTGGCGCTGGCGCAGTGCAATATCGAGCGGCAGCTATGGCAGCCGGACTCGGCTTTTACCGAACCGCGAAGGCACAGCGACGACAAGTTCTGCTATCTCGTCCATGCGATGCGCCCTACTACCGGACTGGGTGTGCCGGCACCGGACACGCTGCAAATGCACGAGTACACGGTGCAAAAGCTGGGGCACTTCATCGAGACCGGCGACGACCGTTCGCTGACGCTGAAATCCGCCGCGCTTTACCTGAGCAATCCCAGCGTAATCGAAGCCGAGATGCTCAGTTGCTCGCTGATCAGCGAAAAGCATAAGAAGCTCTATGGAAACTTCAGCTTCGGTTTTATCCTCAAGGCGCCCAGCACCAATATCTGCATGGCAAGCAAGAGTGATCTGGCGATTTCCAACTCCAAGGCGCGCGCCGCCGTGCTGGCCATGCAGCCTACTCCGTTGCACCGGCTGGTGCAGGTAGACGACTTCCTGGAGTCGCTGCTTGGCATGTATCAGCAACCGCTGCCCTCGCCGTCACAAGTACTCGAACTCAGTCTGCCCACCGGCCACAACGAAGTGGTGGTGTTGGGTTTTGCCGGCACCGCGCGGGTGAAAGTGGCCGGGATCTTTATCAAGGTCACCGGCAAGAACATGCTGTGGCAATCCTTCGTGAAGGATGACGCCGCACATCAACTGCGGGACATGATTCTGATGTGCGCCGACATGTGCAAGGTGCCCATCGTGCCGATTCAGGACGACAACGTCGAATGTCCGGGCTCGGAGATCGGCTTCCATGAATGGTTGAAAGGAACGAAGAAATCGCCTGCCCCCAGCAACAGCCCGTCGATCCAGGCGACACCGTCGATGCCGATGTCTGGTTCGCCGTCGCTGGTGGTAGGCGACATGGTTTCGGTCTACCGCGATCAAAACGTCATCCGCGAATACGACATGATTGCCATCCGCGGGGATGCCCGTTTGTACCTGGAGCAAGGCATGACTCCAGAGCAGGTGCATCGGCGTTTACACGATAAGGATGGCCTGCCGCACGCGGTGGTGGAGCGTGCACTCGCGTTGCTGGGGCATCGCAATTACATGTAAAGCCCTGCTTCTTTGACGGAACATCAGTCCACCTCGACCGCTTATCGCTCCACTCATTCCATCTCGGCGCATCGTTCCAGCCCGTGACCGTCGCTCGTCGCGATGCTCGCCGGCCAGATGCCGGTGTCAGGTACAAACACGCGGCATTCCTCGGTCGATGCGCCGATCGTCCACCATCACGATCCCAGCACGACGACCGGATGAAGCGGCGATCCAGGGCCTTGCGTATCCGGCGTCCGCTTCATCCCACGCATCGTTTGGCGATACCAGTGCGGAATAGTCGCGCCAAACAGACCGCCGATCGCCGCACTCAATATCATCGGCATCCAGGGCTGCGGCGGAGTACGCCAATGCTCGGCATGGAGGTCCGCGGCAATCCATGTAATGACGAGATAGCCGACGAGTGCCATGCCGCAAGCGACACCTACGCTCTCGGCCGCTCTCAGCCAGCGAGGATCGCGCTCTTCAAGGGCGTAGTTGTCGCAAGCAAACGCAAGCAGAACGGCCAGCGCGGTGGACAGAACGAGCCATTTACTCTGCACGCTGAATGGAACGAGCGACTCGGTGTGAGGCACGGCCAATCTGATTGCATAGACGATTGCCGATAGCGAGAACACCACGGTTAGCGTAAGCAGCCCCGAGATAAGGTAGGCGAGCACCGGCCGTTCGCGCTCGTGGCAACGATTGGCAAAAGCCCAAAGTTGCTTCGGGATAACGGCAAACGCAGCGGCGACACAGTGGTTGATCGCGATGAGTAGGCCTATCGTGAGCCGCCGGGTCATTGCGCCGCCGTCATGCGGCGCCGTGAGCACCGCCACCGCGGCGAACAGCACCACCACGGCGAGCCAGTTGAGTGCGAGAACATTGAGCGGGAATGCAACGCCTCTCAACGCAGTGATCTCGAAGCCCAATGCCTTGAGTTTGTCGGCGATCTGCGCTTCCCTGTTATTGCTGTCAAGCAGTATCCGGGCAGCCATCAGCCGGACGTCCTCATAGGCCGCCGAGGTCAACGCCGAATACGTCCTGGTGGAATCAGGGAGCACAGCAAGCTGCTGAGGCGAAAGCTGCGCAACGACCGTGAAAAAGCCGACGCATTGGGCAAAATAATTCTTCATGCGCTTTTCGAATGCATCGACATCCTCCGCAAAATCCGCCTCGAAACGCGCGCGGGCCTGATATTTCTTCAGCCAGACATAGAGAACAAGGATTCGTGTAAAGCGATACTGCTGTGGAGCCCCATCCTTGTCGGTACTGATTTCCGCGACCAGCGCGGTTGGCAGATCCTCGCTCTCGCGAATGTACTCCCGGGCTTCTTCGACAAGACGCTCGGGCATCTCGAACGGCGCATCCTTCATGCGTTGTGCCCAGCGCACAGCGCCAAATGGAATCTCGCCCATTCGATGGAAAAGCGCGAGGATCTTGTCATCGATTCCGTGCAGGATCGGCACGGAAGGCAACAACGTGGTGAGCATCAACGCGGCGACGAGGGGCGCTTCCAGTCCATCGATTTTCGTGCCCTCGGTGCCCGTTGGATGCAGTATCGATAGCCACTGGGGGTTTTGCTGGATCGCCAGCGTGAGACCGGTCCACAGGCCCGCGCAGGACAACACGTACATCACGGAGCTTGCCAGGTACTGGAAGCGGCTGGTTTGAGAACGTACAGCCCTGGGCGTATTAAACCGGCTCCAGGCATAAAAGCCGACGAGAAGGCAAGCGAGCACGTGGCTCGCCGGCAAATGCGCGATGAAATTCAAGCCCATCACTCACCTCCATGTGAAGCACTCAGTGGCGAAACTGCGAGTCACGGGCAAGCGCGTTGGCGTGACGGTGACCACAGGCAATCAGGGAAAAAGCCCGCACCGCAGGCTCACGGGAGTTCTGCAAAAGCCGCACCAAGCGTGCGAGCGGGCCATGATTAGCGAGGGCTTTCTCGCGCGGACGTCAAGGTCCGATGAGCGTCGGGTCGGCAGTAATGTTCAGGAGAACCTTGCCGGCGAAGCGCCTCGAGCATCTGGCGCACGACTGGAATCGCCGTTTTCTCCTGATCACAAAAGCAACCCGAAGATGCGATTGCGCGCGCTGGACGGAGCGTCGGACTAGCACAGTGTCGCTGTCGGAACGACAGGTTCGTTGGTCTGTTGGTATTGGCCCAACAGTGGATGAATGCATGGCCAACGCGCTGCACTCTGGCAAGCGAACGGCCATTTGCACGGCAAAGCCGGCTCATGAACGACCGACAGGGGCCGTGGCTTCAACCTGTCGACGCAACCCACTACAGCCCGCGAGAGCGGCGAATACTCATCCCGCGCCGATCAGGGTTACCGTTTGCCGCTACCGCTACCACCAGTAGGCTTGCCCCCAGGCTTACGTGAACCCGCAGCCGCCTTGCTGGCGGGTTTGCTGCGCGGCTTCTTCACGCTGAATGGGCTACCGCTAGTAAAACGTGCGCTTTCACCCGCAGCCACATCGCGCGGCACCTCGGGCTTGCGTTTGCTTTCGCCACCTTGCGCCCCCGGCTTCTTGCCGGGCACCTGCACAGCACCCTGCGCAGCTTGCGGCACCTTGGGCTTCTTCGGTTTTTTGGGTTTCTTGATGATCTGGCCCGTCGCGCTGGTTTGCGGCACGCGGTGCTCGGCTTCAAAACCCGGCTCTTCTTTACGCGGCAGCGTCTGCCGGATCAACGCCTCGATTGCGGCCAGTTGCGGCGCTTCATCGGCGCAGACGAGCGACACCGCCACACCGCTTGCGCCCGCGCGGCCGGTGCGGCCAATACGGTGCACATAGTCTTGCGCGACGATCGGCAGATCAACATTGATCACGAGCGGCAAGTCGTCGATATCCAGCCCGCGCGCAGCCACATCGGTGGCCACCAGCATATTGACTTCGCCGGTCTTGAAGCGCTCCAGCGCGCGCAGGCGCGCGGGTTGCGGTTTATCGCCGTGGATGGTGTCGACCGCGTAGCCCGCTTCATCCAGCACGGCTGCCAGGTAGTCCACGCCATTGCGGGTTTTGACGAACACCAGCGCGTGTTCCCAGTTGTTTTCGGCCACCAGGTGCATGAACAGATCAGGCTTGTTCTTTTTATCCACCGGCACGACCCACTGCTTGATCCTGGCCGCGGTGGCATTGGGCGGGCTGACGCTGATATCGACCGGGTCGCGCAGAATGCCCGCCGCCATCGCGCGGATATCGTCGGTAAACGTGGCGGAAAACAACAGCGTCTGGCGCTGCGTGGGCAACGCCGCAAACACGGCGTTGAGTTCGCGCGCAAAGCCCAGATCCAGCATGCGATCAGCTTCATCCAGCACCAGCGTTTGCACCTGATCGAACTGCACCGCGTTCTGGCGATTGAGATCCAGCAGACGGCCCGGCGTGGCAACGAGCACGTCCACGCCTTTGCGCAACTTCATCATCTGCGGGTTGATACTGACACCGCCGTAGGCGGCCAGAAATCGCAAATCGAGGCCTTTGCCATAAGCGATAAAGCTTTGCAGCACCTGCTCAGCCAGTTCACGCGTGGGCACCAGCACCAGCACGCGCGCGCGGTTGCTGGACACCGACGGGCCGTGCTGCACCAGCCGTTGCAATAGCGGCAGCGCAAAACCCGCCGTTTTGCCGGTGCCCGTCTGCGCCGCGGCCATGACGTCCTTGCCACTGAGCACCACGGGAATCGCCTTGGCCTGCACCGGCGTCGGGGTCTGGTAATTGAGGTCCTGCACATTACGCAGCAACGCATCGATCAGGCCAAGCGAGGCAAAAGACATGGACGTATTCCGGGCTAAAACCGCAATTCTAGCGGTTGCCGCGCGGATTGCATCGCGCACCGATCGATTGTCATGCACGCGCGGTCAGCGCGGACGGCCCCCCTACCGAACCGCCACTTCGCAACCCGAAGCCGACTCAATCGCCGGATGCCCAACTGGCTGCAAATCGTCGAGCCCGTCGATATTCTCCCGATTCAGCACTGCACGGGCTCTGTTCAGATCGAGTTGCCCTTCCCAGCGCGCCACCACCACAGTCGCGACACCATTGCCGATCAGGTTCGTCACTGCGCGAGCTTCGTTGAGGAAGCGGTCGACGCCGAGCAGCAGTACCAGACCTTCAACCGGAATCTTGTGCATCGATGCGAGTGTGGCAGCCAATGCAACGAACCCCGCTCCGGCGACCCCAGCCGAGCCTTTCGATGTCAGCAGAAGCACGCCGAGTACAAGCAACTGGTCCCAGATGGACAGATCGATGTTCATCGCCTGAGCAATGAACAAGGCCGCCATCGTCAGATAGATTGCCGTTCCGTCCGCATTGAACGTGTAGCCGGTGGGCAATACCATCCCGACCACGGGACGCGAGCAGCCCATCTTCTCCATCTTGATCAGCATCTGCGGCAATACCGCTTCCGTCGACGCCGTGCCGAGCGTGATCAGGATTTCGTCCCTGATGTAGCGGAGATATTTCCACAGCGACAGCCCGCACATCTTCAGCACGAGACCGAGTACCACAACGATGAAAACAATCGAGGTCAGATACAGGCAAAGCATCAGCTCGCCGAACGACGCGAGTGTGCCGATTCCGTACTTGCCGATTGTGAAGGCCACGCCGCCGAATGCGCCAATCGGTGCAACGTACATCACGATCCGCACGACGCCGAACATGCCTTGCAGAAACATGTCGAGCATATCGACGAAAGGCGCGGTTCGCGGACCCAGTTTCGCAAGCGATATCGCCAGCAGAACCGAGAAGAAAATGATCGGCAGCATTTCACCGTTGGCGAATGCCCCGACAATGCTATTGGGAACGATGCTCATGAAAAATTCGAGCATCCCATGTTGCTTTGCCGCGTGCGTATAAGTGGCGATCGCCGAGCCATCGATATGCGACGGATCGATATTCATCCCGCTGCCGGGCTTGATCACATTCACGACGACCATGCCGATCACAAGTGCGATCGTCGATGCAACTTCAAAGTACAGAACCGCCTTGACGCCGACTCGACCCGCTTCGTGAAGGTCATTCATGCGCGCGATGCCGACGACGACCGATGCAAAAATGATCGGTGCCAGCAACATCCGGATCAACTTGATGAACAGATCTCCGAGCGGCTTCATTTGTGAGCCGATATCCGGATAGAAATGCCCCACCAGGATGCCGGCGACAATGCCGATCAGAACCTGTACGTAGAGCCTGGAAAGGGTTTTCCTGAGTTTCGAAACCAGCATGCCTGTCTCCTGGGACTGGTGTCTTTGGTGGAAAAGCGGCGAGCGACATCACTGCGAAGCGCAGTCTGCTGTGATGAGCGCGGCGGTCTTTCGCGTGCGACGAATTGTTTTTATTTTTCGCCGCACCGGCGCGAAGCACCGGTGCGTTTGCAACTGCCCAGCGCTATGCGGAGAGCTTTTTCATTTCGACGATCAGATCGGACTTGCCTTCGAAGCCGATGCCGGGAAGATCGGGCATCGTGATATAGCCGTTATCCACCTTGACGCCATCGGGGAATCCACCGTACGGCTGGAACAGATCCGGATAGCTTTCGTTACCGCCCAGTCCAAGGCCGGCAGCGATATTCAGCGACATCTGATGGCCGCCATGCGGGATGCAGCGGCTCGGCGACCAGCCATGCTCGCGCAACATGTCGAGCGTGCGCAGGTATTCGACGAGGCCATAGCTCAGTGCGCAGTCGAACTGCAGCCAGTCGCGATCGGCACGCATGCCGCCGTAGCGAATCAGGTTGCGCGCGTCCTGCATCGAGAACAGATCTTCGCCGGTCGCCATCGGATTGGCGTAGTAGTTGCGCAGCGTGGCTTGCAACTCGAAGTCGAGCGGATCGCCCGGTTCCTCGTACCAGAACAGATCGTATTGCGACAGCGCCTTCGCGTACTGGATCGCGGTATCGAGATCGAAGCGGCCGTTCGCATCGACAGCGAGCTTCTGACCATCCTGCAGCACGCTCAGGATCGAGTCGATACGGCGCAGATCTTCATCGAGGGATGCACCGCCGATCTTCTTCTTCACCACCGTGTAGCCCCGGTCGATATAGCTGCGCATTTCGTCTTTCAGCTTCTCGTGATCCTGGCCGGGGTAGTAATAGCCACCCGCCGCGTACACGAAAATCTTGCGATCCGGCTGACCATTGCCGTAGCGATCGGCGAGCAACTGAAACAGCGGTTTGCCTTCGATCTTCGCGACGGCATCCCAGATCGCCATATCGATCGTGCCGATCGCGACCGAGCGCTCACCGTGACCGCCGGGCTTTTCGTTGGTGAACATCGTGGCCCAGATCTTGTGCGGGTCGAGATTGTCGCCCGTATCGTTGACCAGCGATGCCGGATCGGCTTCGAGAATGCGAGGGATAAAGCGCTCGCGCATCATGTTGCCCTGACCGTAGCGGCCATTCGAGTTGAAGCCGTAGCCGACCACGGGCTTGCCGTCGCGGATCACGTCCGTGATCACGGCGACCAGACTCAGCGTCATCTTGCTGAAGTCGATATAGGCGTTGCGGATCGGGGAACTGATAGGAACGGTTTTTTCGCGGATTTCAACGATTCTCACGGCACTGTCTCCAGAGGTTTAGACGAGTATTGCGTCACGTCAGCTGCAATATGGGAGGTAGCTTAGCGGTGAAAAACGCTGCTAGACTGCACTTTCATTCATTTCATTTTTCACATCTGGTGAATACTGAAACCCAAACCGCCACCGATTTCGAGTTTTTCATTTTGCTTGCAAAGCTCCGGAGCCTGTCCGGCGCGGCGCGAGCGCTCGACCTTTCGCCGCCTGCCGCGACGAAGCGGCTCGGTGTGATCGAGCAACGCCTGGGTGTGCGTCTGGTGAATCGCACCACGCGAAGCGTGAGTCTCACGCCCGAAGGCGAAACGTATCTGCGCTACGCGTCGCAGATCGTCGGTCAGGTCCGCGAAATGGAAGAAGCGATTTCCGGAGCGAAGCGCGACCCGCACGGACTTCTGCGCATCAACGCGACCCTCGGATTCGGGCGGACGACGATCGCGCCGATCGTGTCGGAGTTTGCGAAGCGCTTTCCCGCTGTCGAGATTCAGTTCGAGGTGACGGACCGGCCCGTCGATCTGACCGAAGGCGCGTTCGATATCGCAATCCGATTCGGCGAATTGCCCGATAGCCGCCTCAGTGCCCGGCGGATCATGAGCAATCGCCGCTTTCTTTGCGCGTCGCCGAAGTACCTGGAAAAGTTTGGAACGCCGGAACGGGTCGAGGATCTCGCGCAGCATCGGTGCATCATTCATCGACAAAACGATGATGCGTACGGCGTCTGGCGTTATATCGTGAACGACCATACCGAGGCCATCAAGGTGAAAGGTGCGCTTTCAAGCAACGACGGTGACATCGCGCTTCGCTGGGCATTGGACGGACATGGCATCCTGATCCGCTCGGAATGGGATCTGGCAAAGTATGTGCAGAGTGGGCGGCTTAGTCTGGTATTGCCGAATACCGTGCTGCCTTCCGCCGATCTTTTCGTTTATTACCCGCGGCAGAAGAATCAGACCGCTCGTGCGAGAGCGTTCATCGACTTTCTGGTTGGCCGGTTTCAGGCGCCGTTCACGCCGGTTGATACGGGTGTCGAACCGCGTGAAAGGCAGAAGCGAAGCGCTCGCAAATGAGTTCGCGTGGCGACGTATCGATCAACGACTACCAGTTGAATAGAGCGTGTTATGACTACTCCATTTTCCGGCGGATGTGCATGCGGATCCATCCGCTATGTATGCGCGCGCGCGCCCGTTGCGACGCTGAACTGCCACTGCCTGGACTGCCAGCGCTCGAGTGGTGCTCCTTTTGCTTCCGGCTTCATCGTGCAGGTGTCGGATGTGACGATCACCGGCACGCCGAAGACGTACTCGGTTCGTGCCAGTAGTGGCAGGCTCGCTACTCGCAGCTTTTGTTCCGATTGCGGCTCTCCTTTGTTCACGCATGGCGAGGCGGCTCCGGAAGTTATGTCTATTCGTTTCACTACGCTGGATGATCAGTCGGAATTTCAGCCGATGCTGGATATCTGGACGTCTAGCGCGCAACCGTGGGTTTGTCTTGATCAGGCGATGCCTCGTTATTCTGAGTCGCCGTAGTCTGGTTGTTGCAGAAACGGATTTCCGCGATCGACCCTTAGCCGTGGTCTAACTCATACAACCGCAGCGGCCGCTTGCTGGATGCGATGGTCATCGACG
This region includes:
- a CDS encoding aromatic ring-hydroxylating oxygenase subunit alpha, with the translated sequence MRSWFVVARSRQVGDKPLAVTLLNRPLVIARDREGTLMALDDCCPHRHVPLSLGRMTDDGLQCAYHGWTFRADGRCVSVPGLVPPACAPAARVGSASVMENDGLVWVRLDGHGTTQNGTLPAFLHRLSPSSRRFVWQSTWRARAVDALENFLDAQHTHFVHAGLVRSVQKRNIVEATVSKTPGSIQVDYRGQPTQSGWLYRLFESPREIERAHFCASAAGTAQLEYRYQNGSALYFTLHFSPIDETRVRVHGTLHVENRWAPAWALRLIAWPFLRRVLAQDQAIVEAQQRNRERFRRGEGICSELDLVKPVLDATWLQSSSPCNVVSVVSMSI
- a CDS encoding LysR family transcriptional regulator, which produces MNTETQTATDFEFFILLAKLRSLSGAARALDLSPPAATKRLGVIEQRLGVRLVNRTTRSVSLTPEGETYLRYASQIVGQVREMEEAISGAKRDPHGLLRINATLGFGRTTIAPIVSEFAKRFPAVEIQFEVTDRPVDLTEGAFDIAIRFGELPDSRLSARRIMSNRRFLCASPKYLEKFGTPERVEDLAQHRCIIHRQNDDAYGVWRYIVNDHTEAIKVKGALSSNDGDIALRWALDGHGILIRSEWDLAKYVQSGRLSLVLPNTVLPSADLFVYYPRQKNQTARARAFIDFLVGRFQAPFTPVDTGVEPRERQKRSARK
- a CDS encoding GFA family protein, yielding MTTPFSGGCACGSIRYVCARAPVATLNCHCLDCQRSSGAPFASGFIVQVSDVTITGTPKTYSVRASSGRLATRSFCSDCGSPLFTHGEAAPEVMSIRFTTLDDQSEFQPMLDIWTSSAQPWVCLDQAMPRYSESP
- a CDS encoding DEAD/DEAH box helicase, yielding MSFASLGLIDALLRNVQDLNYQTPTPVQAKAIPVVLSGKDVMAAAQTGTGKTAGFALPLLQRLVQHGPSVSSNRARVLVLVPTRELAEQVLQSFIAYGKGLDLRFLAAYGGVSINPQMMKLRKGVDVLVATPGRLLDLNRQNAVQFDQVQTLVLDEADRMLDLGFARELNAVFAALPTQRQTLLFSATFTDDIRAMAAGILRDPVDISVSPPNATAARIKQWVVPVDKKNKPDLFMHLVAENNWEHALVFVKTRNGVDYLAAVLDEAGYAVDTIHGDKPQPARLRALERFKTGEVNMLVATDVAARGLDIDDLPLVINVDLPIVAQDYVHRIGRTGRAGASGVAVSLVCADEAPQLAAIEALIRQTLPRKEEPGFEAEHRVPQTSATGQIIKKPKKPKKPKVPQAAQGAVQVPGKKPGAQGGESKRKPEVPRDVAAGESARFTSGSPFSVKKPRSKPASKAAAGSRKPGGKPTGGSGSGKR
- a CDS encoding mandelate racemase/muconate lactonizing enzyme family protein, whose translation is MRIVEIREKTVPISSPIRNAYIDFSKMTLSLVAVITDVIRDGKPVVGYGFNSNGRYGQGNMMRERFIPRILEADPASLVNDTGDNLDPHKIWATMFTNEKPGGHGERSVAIGTIDMAIWDAVAKIEGKPLFQLLADRYGNGQPDRKIFVYAAGGYYYPGQDHEKLKDEMRSYIDRGYTVVKKKIGGASLDEDLRRIDSILSVLQDGQKLAVDANGRFDLDTAIQYAKALSQYDLFWYEEPGDPLDFELQATLRNYYANPMATGEDLFSMQDARNLIRYGGMRADRDWLQFDCALSYGLVEYLRTLDMLREHGWSPSRCIPHGGHQMSLNIAAGLGLGGNESYPDLFQPYGGFPDGVKVDNGYITMPDLPGIGFEGKSDLIVEMKKLSA
- the dctA gene encoding C4-dicarboxylate transporter DctA; amino-acid sequence: MLVSKLRKTLSRLYVQVLIGIVAGILVGHFYPDIGSQMKPLGDLFIKLIRMLLAPIIFASVVVGIARMNDLHEAGRVGVKAVLYFEVASTIALVIGMVVVNVIKPGSGMNIDPSHIDGSAIATYTHAAKQHGMLEFFMSIVPNSIVGAFANGEMLPIIFFSVLLAISLAKLGPRTAPFVDMLDMFLQGMFGVVRIVMYVAPIGAFGGVAFTIGKYGIGTLASFGELMLCLYLTSIVFIVVVLGLVLKMCGLSLWKYLRYIRDEILITLGTASTEAVLPQMLIKMEKMGCSRPVVGMVLPTGYTFNADGTAIYLTMAALFIAQAMNIDLSIWDQLLVLGVLLLTSKGSAGVAGAGFVALAATLASMHKIPVEGLVLLLGVDRFLNEARAVTNLIGNGVATVVVARWEGQLDLNRARAVLNRENIDGLDDLQPVGHPAIESASGCEVAVR